A stretch of DNA from Gimesia chilikensis:
TTATCGCCGGTAAGGGTTCTGCAGTGACCTGACTGAGTGCCTCGTGGCTGGTGCCAAATACTATTGCAAATCCGGGAAGTTCTGTCATGATAATCAGACAGTTATCCGCCCGTGCTTCAGCCGCTCTGTCGTTTTTGTAACAGGCAGGTTGGTGTGAAGCGGATCCCGTTGAAAGAGCAGTACCGTGACTCCTGCGCCTCAGGTCATGACTTCCGCTGCTGGTGATTATTCCCGAAACCTCTGGCTGGTGCCGGGACCGCAGGACAGCGTGCATCCACTCTGTCTGTTTCTGGACGCCGAACATTATCTCCGTGATATGGACTGTCTGCCGCTGATCAGCAAGTTGATGGCGGGAGGGCAGATTCCTCCCCTGACGCTGGCGTTCGTTTCTCATGTCAGCAGCGAAGATCGCCAGCGGGATTATCTCTGGAACCCGCGTTACTCGCAATTTCTCGCGCAGGAAGTCGTTCCCTGGGTATGTGCCCGTTCCCATGCGCAGGCTGAGGGGAATCTCATCTGTGGTCTGAGCCTGAGCGGTCTGGCTGCGGCGCATGTCGCGTTTCAGTATCCCGGGCTGTTCAGCCAGGTATTGTGCCAGTCGGGTTCGTTCTGGTGGCTCGCACAGCAGGAACCGGAGCTGCCTGTGAATCATGCGCGGTTCTGGTTGAGCGTGGGGGATCAGGAGACCGAGACCGAGGTAACGCATCCCCCGTCAGGCCTGTACCAGGAAATTTCGCAGATCGAAGGCGTGGAGTGGGCAGCAACCGCGTTTCAGGATCAGGGGGCCACGGTGCAGTATCAGCAGTACAAAGGGGGGCATGCGATTGCACCCTGGCGGGCCGAGTTGCCTGCGGCGCTCTGCTGGTTGCTGGCGGCGCAGCAGGTGGATAACGGCGTACATTCGCAGGGGATTTCCTGAAACAGGAGGCCGAATCACTGAAACCGTCGCTGGATCAATATGAGTCGAGATAAAACAGCCCGCTGCCTGGAAGAGATGCTCGCTTTTTTTCTGCGGCATTGTGAGGATAGAGGTACGCTGGGAGAGCTGTATCTGATGAGTCGCGATTCCGAGAGCTGGTGCCGGGGGCATGAACTGCATCGCCGGATTCGCGAAAAGACACAGTCTGCAGAACGCAGCGGTGATCTCTTGGGAGAGGCGCAGTACACGTTTGAAGAATGTTGCGCGAAGACGTTTTATAATCTCTCTGATGCGATGGTGCCGTTTTCAGAGGACACGCCATTCTGGATTATTCCGCAGGGATTTCGCCTGGCACGGCGGCTGGAGCTGGAGAATCCGTACGCGTTTACCTCGCTGCTGAGTTCGGAACATGAGCTGGGGACGAAGTTCATGTGAGGGAATTCTGTGGATCTTGTGTATTGTGATCAGTTGCTCTGAGTATTGATTATTGTAGGGGCCGCCCTGTGTGGCGGCCCGCGGTGTCGATGTCGTGTGAGTGGAGCCGTTCGAAAGTGGTGTCTGGGTCCAATCGATGTCTGCTTCAGTTCAGAATGTCACCAGGCGGGCGGGCACGCAGGCGCCGCCCCTACGGATTTCCCTGCAGCGATGTCTGTTTCTACCAGCATGTATTCTCTGACAGTTTCCTGTTCGCTGCGCTCACCCCGAATTACATTCGGGGCCATCTATTGTGTTATCGATTGTTTGGTGGTCAGGCCGGTTTTCAGGAGATTTTCTTGCTTTGACGGTGAAATCGTGTCAGGATTGGTTTCATGACTGGCGGCACATGTTGATTTCGCTGTTCCCGAATCAGAAAAAGCGAGGGTGATCTGCGATGGGGCTTGAAGACAGAATTGCAATGAGCAAAGGCGATGATCCGGAGATGCTGGCTGCGAGTCAGCAGGCGCGGAAGACATTCAAGTATTTCTGGCGGGAGCTTTCGTGGGAACGGCGGCGGATCTTACCCGCGCTGGATTTCGCGGCGGTGAAAGTGGGTTTTGCCGATGAGGGGATGTCCCCCGACGATCCCGAGCTGGAACACATGTGGGTGAGTGATGTGGAGTGTAATGGTCGCGAGATTATGGGCACACTGAATAATGACCCCGAGTGGGTGACCAGTGTCAAAGCCGGGGATCCGATCTGCGAGCCGCTGTCAGCACTTTCGGACTGGATCTATTCCATCCGGGGGCGGGCTTATGGCGGGTTTACCGTCAACCTGATCCGTTCGCGGCTGCCTGCCAGTCAGCGACGTGCGCACGACAAAGCGTGGGGCATGGAGTTCAGCGAGCCCGATGAGATCGAGGTAGTGTATGTGCCCACCGAGCCGGTTGGTTTTCTGGGACGACTGCTGGGTAAGAAGCCGGTGATCGACCCGGAAGAGCGGAAGTTGAATATGCTGGAGCATCCAATGTGCATCAACATGGGAGATTCTCTGCGGGAAGCCTTGCAGCAATCCAAAGAGATGGTGTATGAAACCGATGACGAGGGCTGGACGATGCTGCACCGCGAAGCGCTGGCCGGCAATGGTCTGGTTGTCCAAATTCTGCTGGAAGCAGGTGCCGACCCGACTTTAAAAACCCCCGAAGGCGATACACCATTCACGCTGGCCAAACGCTTTGGCTGGCGACATGTGATGAAACTGCTGGAGAAGTGAGTCAGAAATAAATTCTCATGACCGATATTACACTGGATTTGAATAACTACCGCGTGAATCTGCGGGTGGCGGCGATTGTGCGTCGGGAGGATGAGGTGCTGTTGTGTCGGCCCGTGGATCGGCAGTGGTGGTATCTGCCGGGGGGGCGGATCAAGACGAATGAAGATTCACTGACCGCCATGCATCGGGAGTTGACCGAAGAGATTGGTCCGGGGTTTGAAGTGCTGCGTCCGGTGATCGCGGCGGAGAACTTCTTCGAACTGGAAGGACGGAACTTTCACGAACTGAGTACCTATTACGAAGTCGCCTGGCACGGCGAGGAACTGGCGGGGACAGAAGAGAACGAACTCGAAGTCTTTGAATGGTGTCCGCTGTCTAAAATCTCTGGCCTGACGCTTAAACCGGATTTTGTGATCCCGCGAATTCTGGAGCCGCGCACTGAACTGGAGTTGATTGTGCACAGGGAAAACCAATGAAAGTGACGGATCGCGAATGATTCCGCTTTCATTAGATTCTGACTGCAGCATCGTTTGATAAATGCATCAGGTGGGGAAAACAGGGACAGCGCATGAAAACACTGGCGGATATGACGTTTGAATATATCTGGCTCATGATGTTTGGGGACGAAGACCAAATTGCGCCGGACTATGCAGTTCAGCTGCAAGAATCACTCAGCCTGTACTTCAACGAAATGACGAGTGCTGAAAAATCAGCCCTCAGTCAAGCAGCGGAACGGGCCAGGGATTTTCTGTTAGCAGATCCAGACGAAAATGGTTTTACACCACAGGCACTCGTTAGTAATGAGCAAAGAGAGATGTTGGATGCGTTTATTTCAGGAGAAGCTTTTGAATCATTCCTTTAATTGATTCAGCAATCCAATGAAATGGCACGCTTCTGGTTTCACTTATATTTCAACTGTGTGTGAAAAATGAATTACCGCGATCGCGTGTTTACGTATATCACCTGTGAAGACGCGCTGCTGGTATTCGATCATGTTGCGGTGCCGGAGGCGGGAA
This window harbors:
- a CDS encoding DUF2314 domain-containing protein, with translation MSKGDDPEMLAASQQARKTFKYFWRELSWERRRILPALDFAAVKVGFADEGMSPDDPELEHMWVSDVECNGREIMGTLNNDPEWVTSVKAGDPICEPLSALSDWIYSIRGRAYGGFTVNLIRSRLPASQRRAHDKAWGMEFSEPDEIEVVYVPTEPVGFLGRLLGKKPVIDPEERKLNMLEHPMCINMGDSLREALQQSKEMVYETDDEGWTMLHREALAGNGLVVQILLEAGADPTLKTPEGDTPFTLAKRFGWRHVMKLLEK
- a CDS encoding NUDIX hydrolase, giving the protein MTDITLDLNNYRVNLRVAAIVRREDEVLLCRPVDRQWWYLPGGRIKTNEDSLTAMHRELTEEIGPGFEVLRPVIAAENFFELEGRNFHELSTYYEVAWHGEELAGTEENELEVFEWCPLSKISGLTLKPDFVIPRILEPRTELELIVHRENQ
- a CDS encoding alpha/beta hydrolase translates to MTPAPQVMTSAAGDYSRNLWLVPGPQDSVHPLCLFLDAEHYLRDMDCLPLISKLMAGGQIPPLTLAFVSHVSSEDRQRDYLWNPRYSQFLAQEVVPWVCARSHAQAEGNLICGLSLSGLAAAHVAFQYPGLFSQVLCQSGSFWWLAQQEPELPVNHARFWLSVGDQETETEVTHPPSGLYQEISQIEGVEWAATAFQDQGATVQYQQYKGGHAIAPWRAELPAALCWLLAAQQVDNGVHSQGIS